In Desulfomonile tiedjei DSM 6799, a genomic segment contains:
- the selA gene encoding L-seryl-tRNA(Sec) selenium transferase, giving the protein MENSSRHHKLRLIPSVDKLLSEPLFVLLQKKYSDEMLKRTIRIALDNLRKEVLAGSASEEDFTTESLAHRTEAVLNARIGRRLTTVINATGVVVHTNLGRSPLSQRVAERIVQAAVSYSNLEYNLDLGRRGERNSHLRQIMLELTGAESVLAVNNNAAAVLLALDALAKGREVIVSRGELIEIGGSFRIPDVMARSGAILREVGTTNRTHPRDYEDAINENTALILKVHTSNYRIVGFTKEVELDEMVAIGRDHGIPSMIDLGSGCLMDLSPYGLTDEPTVQQILASGVDVVSFSGDKLLGGPQAGILAGRFEYIEKMRTNPLARALRMDKLTLAALEATLEEYVTAAGPAEGIPTLAMIAKSPEALHQAAEALARSLAETLGQEAVISIESGVGRVGGGALPLGDLPGPRVAIHPRDISAARLEKELRSGKPPVIALVKEDSVLLDPRTLLHDQHFLIPDLVHEALKRARH; this is encoded by the coding sequence GTGGAAAATTCCTCTCGACACCATAAGCTGCGTCTCATTCCTTCGGTTGACAAGCTGCTCTCAGAGCCGCTGTTCGTTTTGCTTCAGAAAAAATATTCGGATGAGATGCTCAAACGTACAATCAGAATAGCGCTTGACAATCTCCGCAAGGAAGTACTTGCCGGTTCTGCCTCAGAAGAGGACTTCACTACAGAATCTCTTGCCCACAGGACTGAAGCCGTCCTGAACGCACGAATCGGCAGGCGCTTGACCACCGTAATCAATGCTACAGGAGTGGTGGTTCATACGAATCTCGGGAGATCGCCATTATCGCAGAGAGTGGCAGAAAGAATCGTGCAAGCTGCGGTTTCCTATTCGAATCTGGAGTACAACCTTGACCTTGGTCGACGCGGAGAGAGGAATTCGCACCTGCGTCAAATCATGCTTGAATTGACGGGAGCCGAATCCGTCCTTGCGGTAAACAATAATGCTGCGGCTGTATTGCTCGCATTGGACGCTCTCGCCAAAGGCCGCGAAGTAATCGTATCCCGCGGCGAATTGATCGAGATCGGCGGCTCCTTCAGAATTCCCGATGTGATGGCCAGATCCGGCGCAATTCTCAGAGAAGTGGGAACTACGAATCGCACGCATCCCAGGGATTACGAGGATGCTATCAATGAAAATACCGCTCTAATCCTGAAGGTACATACGAGCAACTACCGGATAGTGGGATTTACGAAAGAAGTTGAACTGGACGAGATGGTTGCAATAGGACGCGATCACGGTATCCCGTCCATGATAGATTTGGGTAGCGGTTGCCTGATGGACCTCTCTCCGTACGGTTTGACCGATGAACCCACTGTTCAGCAAATCCTTGCATCCGGTGTAGATGTTGTGAGCTTCTCAGGTGACAAACTTCTTGGAGGCCCCCAGGCCGGTATACTTGCCGGCCGATTTGAGTACATCGAGAAAATGCGTACAAACCCGCTCGCCCGTGCCTTGCGCATGGACAAGCTGACCCTCGCTGCTCTGGAAGCCACTCTCGAAGAATACGTCACTGCAGCAGGCCCTGCTGAGGGAATTCCTACTCTGGCCATGATCGCGAAGTCGCCTGAAGCGCTTCACCAGGCTGCCGAAGCGCTGGCACGGTCTCTTGCCGAGACTCTGGGACAGGAAGCTGTAATCAGCATAGAATCCGGTGTCGGTCGAGTGGGCGGAGGTGCTTTGCCTCTTGGCGATCTGCCCGGTCCCAGAGTGGCCATCCATCCCCGGGACATTTCCGCCGCGCGATTGGAAAAGGAGCTCAGGTCTGGAAAACCTCCCGTCATAGCACTAGTAAAGGAGGATTCTGTGCTGCTGGATCCTCGCACACTTCTCCATGACCAACACTTCCTGATTCCCGACCTCGTTCACGAGGCACTGAAGCGGGCAAGGCATTAG
- a CDS encoding L-dopachrome tautomerase-related protein, whose product MPTNFFAIFVLMAIISVFALSVSAQSQSMPKGCKTELKDIPATKTVGNPEPVACFYGPMPTGVTVSREGRIFVNFPRWGDDVRFTVAELRNGQPIPFPNEEIHTPNREKAAETLLSVQSVVIDPKNRLWILDTGRVEWAPTVERGAKLIGVDLQTNKIFKAIIFPPTVALPQTYLNDVRFDLRKGEEGTAYITDSSGENPGIIVVDLKTGNSMRRLTNHESTKPLPDFVSLVEGRPLMVRPPKGTPQPIQVGADGIAISSDGKRLYYCPLSSWSLYSVSTDALAEPNLPDREVEKTVKDEGAKVASDGLESDSENNLYVTSYDHNAILRRKPDNSYETLVFDPRILWPDTLSLAHDGYLYFTANQLHRMPRFHEGKDLREKPYMLFRIRVDAKPVLLK is encoded by the coding sequence ATGCCAACAAATTTTTTTGCGATATTCGTTCTCATGGCAATTATTTCTGTGTTCGCCTTATCAGTCTCAGCGCAATCTCAATCCATGCCAAAGGGTTGCAAAACGGAATTGAAAGATATCCCTGCCACGAAGACGGTTGGAAATCCCGAACCTGTGGCCTGCTTTTACGGACCCATGCCCACTGGGGTCACCGTTTCCCGTGAAGGCCGTATTTTCGTGAATTTTCCGCGATGGGGCGACGACGTTCGATTTACGGTTGCAGAGCTTAGAAACGGCCAGCCTATCCCGTTTCCCAACGAGGAGATCCACACACCGAACCGTGAAAAAGCGGCAGAAACCCTGCTTTCCGTCCAGAGCGTGGTTATCGATCCAAAGAATCGGTTGTGGATATTGGATACAGGACGAGTTGAATGGGCTCCTACCGTGGAACGCGGTGCAAAGCTCATTGGAGTAGATCTCCAGACAAACAAGATATTCAAAGCAATTATCTTTCCACCCACCGTGGCTTTGCCTCAAACCTATCTGAACGACGTCCGATTCGACCTGCGCAAAGGAGAAGAGGGAACCGCGTATATAACGGATTCATCCGGAGAGAATCCCGGAATCATCGTGGTAGATCTGAAAACCGGGAATAGCATGCGCAGGCTCACGAATCACGAATCGACCAAACCTCTGCCGGATTTCGTATCATTGGTGGAAGGAAGGCCTCTGATGGTTCGGCCTCCAAAGGGAACACCTCAGCCTATTCAAGTAGGAGCAGACGGCATAGCGATAAGCAGCGACGGTAAACGGCTCTACTATTGCCCTCTCTCAAGCTGGAGCCTTTACAGCGTAAGCACCGACGCTCTTGCGGAACCGAATCTGCCTGATCGGGAAGTGGAGAAAACGGTGAAGGACGAAGGTGCCAAGGTCGCGTCTGACGGCCTTGAATCCGATTCCGAAAACAACCTTTACGTCACCTCATACGATCACAATGCCATACTCCGGCGTAAACCGGACAATTCCTACGAGACCCTGGTGTTCGATCCGAGAATCCTCTGGCCCGACACCCTGTCCCTCGCTCATGACGGTTATCTCTATTTCACGGCCAATCAGCTCCATAGAATGCCGAGATTTCACGAAGGAAAAGACCTGCGGGAAAAACCATACATGCTTTTCAGAATCCGAGTTGACGCGAAGCCCGTTTTGCTGAAATAA
- the ttcA gene encoding tRNA 2-thiocytidine(32) synthetase TtcA yields MIPNDRTFKTLTRLVGKAIGDFNLIEDQDRVLVALSGGKDSWSLLYALSHLQRKAPIKYELAAITIHPGRDAFDVTRIQEQLARSGILYNVVQGHIIDIVNENLSAGTNPCSFCSRLRRGMLYSYAAREGWNKIALGHHRDDFVETLLLNLFFNGTVKGMSPKLLADDCQNTVIRPLVYVKEDMTGACAARLGVPILGCSCTYQGMSGSRRHWVKSLLREIEKEVPSAKSSMLSAMGRVHPRHLFPLQKSNEWQELD; encoded by the coding sequence ATGATACCCAACGATCGGACCTTCAAAACATTAACGCGCCTGGTTGGAAAAGCAATAGGCGATTTCAACCTGATTGAAGATCAGGATCGAGTATTGGTGGCGCTCTCAGGGGGAAAGGATTCATGGTCCCTCCTGTACGCGTTGTCGCACTTGCAGCGCAAGGCACCTATCAAATACGAATTGGCAGCCATTACCATTCATCCCGGGCGGGATGCTTTCGACGTCACACGAATCCAAGAACAACTGGCTAGAAGCGGAATACTGTACAATGTGGTGCAAGGGCATATCATAGACATCGTCAACGAGAACCTGAGTGCGGGGACAAACCCGTGCTCGTTTTGTTCGCGGTTGCGACGCGGTATGCTTTACAGTTATGCGGCGAGAGAAGGCTGGAACAAGATCGCTCTGGGGCATCATCGTGATGATTTTGTCGAAACATTGTTACTCAATTTGTTCTTCAACGGCACGGTAAAAGGGATGAGCCCGAAGCTCCTCGCTGATGATTGCCAGAACACCGTGATACGACCCCTGGTATATGTGAAGGAAGATATGACCGGAGCATGCGCGGCTCGCCTGGGTGTTCCCATACTGGGGTGCTCCTGCACGTACCAGGGAATGAGCGGATCTCGCAGACACTGGGTCAAATCGCTGCTTCGTGAAATAGAAAAAGAAGTTCCAAGCGCCAAATCGAGCATGCTTTCGGCAATGGGGAGAGTACATCCACGGCATCTATTCCCGCTGCAAAAAAGCAATGAATGGCAGGAACTCGACTGA
- a CDS encoding bifunctional 3,4-dihydroxy-2-butanone-4-phosphate synthase/GTP cyclohydrolase II: MGVLVGTEEAIEEIKKGRMVILIDDEDRENEGDLTMAAEKITPEAVNFMTKYGRGLLCLSMTPDKIESLELPMMVSNNQSRYGTAFTISIEATRGVTTGISAHDRAVTILSAVDEDATPKDIISPGHIFPLRARRGGVLVRAGQTEGSVDLARLAGCIPAGVICEVMNEDGTMARLPDLITIAEHHGIKICTIKDLIQYRMRNERLVRRGAETILPTEAGGDFRLIVYENDVDKLNHVALVKGEINPDEAVLVRVHSECLTGDVFGSRRCDCGPQLETAIRMVEDEGKGVILYMQQEGRGIGLLNKIKAYALQDQGCDTVEANLRLGFKPDLRDYGIGAQMLADLGVRKMRLMTNNPTKIVGLEGYGLEVVEQVPIFVEPCSTNLRYLRTKKEKMGHLYELKL, from the coding sequence ATGGGCGTGCTGGTCGGAACAGAAGAAGCAATTGAAGAGATAAAAAAAGGGCGGATGGTCATTCTCATCGATGATGAAGATCGTGAGAATGAGGGCGACCTCACGATGGCTGCGGAAAAAATTACCCCCGAAGCAGTCAATTTCATGACAAAATACGGGCGTGGTTTGCTTTGCCTTTCTATGACTCCTGACAAAATTGAATCTCTCGAATTACCGATGATGGTAAGTAACAATCAGTCCCGTTACGGAACGGCATTCACCATATCGATAGAAGCCACGAGAGGCGTCACAACCGGTATTTCCGCTCACGATCGTGCAGTCACTATCCTCAGCGCAGTGGACGAAGACGCCACCCCCAAAGATATTATCTCGCCGGGCCACATATTTCCTCTGAGAGCACGGCGGGGAGGCGTTCTTGTCCGAGCAGGGCAGACTGAAGGAAGCGTGGATTTGGCTCGATTGGCAGGATGCATTCCTGCAGGTGTGATCTGCGAGGTAATGAACGAGGACGGCACCATGGCACGTCTCCCTGACCTGATCACCATCGCGGAACACCACGGGATCAAGATCTGCACAATCAAGGATTTGATTCAGTATCGTATGCGCAATGAAAGGCTTGTTCGACGGGGCGCTGAGACAATTCTTCCCACCGAGGCCGGTGGCGACTTCCGCCTCATCGTGTACGAGAATGATGTTGACAAGCTCAACCACGTCGCATTGGTCAAAGGGGAAATCAATCCCGACGAAGCGGTCCTTGTGCGCGTGCATTCAGAATGCTTGACCGGCGATGTTTTCGGCTCAAGACGTTGTGATTGCGGTCCTCAGCTTGAGACTGCAATACGCATGGTGGAAGACGAGGGAAAAGGGGTCATCCTGTACATGCAGCAGGAAGGCCGAGGAATAGGGCTTCTCAACAAAATTAAGGCATATGCTCTTCAGGATCAGGGATGCGATACCGTGGAAGCCAACCTGAGGCTCGGATTCAAACCCGATCTCAGAGATTATGGCATTGGCGCTCAAATGCTTGCAGATCTAGGGGTCCGCAAAATGCGGCTCATGACCAACAACCCCACCAAAATAGTGGGGCTGGAAGGCTATGGTCTGGAAGTAGTAGAACAGGTTCCTATCTTTGTGGAACCGTGCTCTACGAATCTGCGGTACCTGAGAACCAAGAAAGAGAAAATGGGGCATCTTTACGAGCTGAAGCTCTAG
- the ribH gene encoding 6,7-dimethyl-8-ribityllumazine synthase translates to MSKTLEGGFNAAGLKAALVASRFNDFIVSRLISGAMDALVRHGASENDVTIVRVPGAFEIPQTVSAAVRSGKYDMVIALGAVIRGSTPHFDYIAAEVAKGVAHISLEAGIAVSFGVLTTDTLEQAIERAGSKAGNKGAEAAMSAIEMANLLKQI, encoded by the coding sequence ATGAGCAAGACCCTGGAAGGCGGCTTTAATGCTGCCGGACTCAAGGCCGCCTTGGTGGCCAGCAGGTTTAACGATTTCATTGTATCCAGATTGATTTCCGGCGCCATGGATGCTCTGGTACGTCATGGAGCATCGGAAAACGATGTAACGATTGTTCGTGTACCCGGTGCTTTCGAGATTCCCCAGACCGTTTCCGCCGCCGTGCGATCCGGGAAGTACGATATGGTGATAGCATTGGGTGCGGTGATTCGCGGCTCAACGCCCCATTTTGATTACATAGCCGCGGAAGTCGCCAAGGGCGTTGCCCACATCTCTCTGGAAGCCGGAATCGCAGTGAGCTTCGGAGTGCTGACAACGGATACTCTCGAGCAGGCAATAGAAAGAGCCGGTTCGAAAGCGGGCAATAAGGGAGCGGAAGCTGCCATGTCTGCAATAGAAATGGCTAATCTTCTCAAACAAATATAA
- a CDS encoding riboflavin synthase, whose protein sequence is MFTGIIEAIGEVKSIEPGRGFVRIRICSNLDLSDVKEGDSISVNGACLTATRIEPGRSEFSADVSPETLGVTTLSSLKSGAVVNLEKALRFDSRLGGHLVAGHVDCVGRLVEKKAAGEGWLLGFEVDSGRYLVPKGSVAVDGVSLTVNRVQDRRFWVMIIPHTSGLTGLTDKKIGATVNIEYDLIGKYIEKFISARGDSSGVNETILKEHGFI, encoded by the coding sequence ATGTTTACCGGAATAATTGAAGCCATAGGAGAAGTGAAATCGATCGAACCGGGCCGAGGGTTTGTACGGATTCGTATATGCTCTAACCTCGATCTCTCCGATGTGAAAGAAGGGGATTCGATTTCCGTAAATGGCGCATGCCTCACTGCCACCAGGATCGAACCCGGTCGCAGCGAATTTTCTGCAGACGTTTCCCCCGAAACCTTGGGGGTGACTACGCTTTCTTCCCTCAAGTCCGGCGCAGTTGTGAACCTGGAAAAGGCTTTGCGTTTCGATTCTCGACTCGGAGGACACCTTGTCGCCGGCCATGTGGATTGCGTAGGAAGACTCGTGGAGAAAAAGGCTGCCGGTGAAGGATGGCTCCTGGGGTTCGAGGTAGATTCCGGAAGGTACCTGGTGCCGAAAGGCAGCGTTGCAGTGGACGGAGTGAGTTTGACCGTGAATCGGGTCCAGGACAGGCGATTCTGGGTCATGATCATTCCTCATACTTCGGGTCTCACAGGGTTGACCGACAAAAAGATCGGTGCTACCGTCAATATTGAATATGACCTTATCGGAAAATACATTGAAAAATTCATTTCAGCCCGAGGAGATTCCTCCGGCGTCAACGAGACTATACTCAAAGAACATGGTTTTATCTGA
- the nusB gene encoding transcription antitermination factor NusB, translated as MPSRRKTREFVLQVLFAADARNQDPIEVLDFLETHFSSHEDEELKMHRVAKEFARELIGAVSRDKTVIDELISKLSHNWKLYRINRVDRNILRMAIAEMTNFPLIPGRVILNEAIEIGKKFGADNSPAFINGILDRIHMLEPRPTSASELQRSLTELDQTESTD; from the coding sequence GTGCCTTCCAGACGTAAAACCAGAGAATTTGTGCTGCAAGTCTTATTCGCAGCGGATGCCAGAAACCAGGACCCCATAGAAGTCCTGGATTTCTTGGAGACCCATTTTTCATCTCACGAAGATGAAGAACTGAAGATGCATCGCGTTGCCAAGGAATTTGCCCGCGAACTGATCGGTGCGGTATCACGGGACAAAACCGTCATTGATGAACTGATCTCCAAGCTTTCTCACAATTGGAAGCTCTATCGAATCAACCGGGTGGACAGAAATATTCTGCGCATGGCGATTGCCGAGATGACAAATTTTCCTTTGATCCCCGGTCGCGTCATATTGAATGAAGCGATTGAAATCGGGAAGAAATTCGGCGCCGACAATTCTCCTGCATTCATCAACGGAATTCTCGATCGTATTCATATGCTTGAACCACGCCCCACATCTGCATCGGAATTGCAGAGATCTCTCACAGAGCTTGACCAAACTGAGTCAACAGATTAG
- the mtaB gene encoding tRNA (N(6)-L-threonylcarbamoyladenosine(37)-C(2))-methylthiotransferase MtaB, with protein sequence MENSRKNKTAIVRVLGCKVNQAEAAAMTALLEQKGYSVDSEAKEPDLVLVNTCCVTARAEGKSRRTVNRLAEEFPTAHLVVTGCLAEVNASGARGSRTTVLGTYEKDHLSEYLDSIVGTEPSIVKKGAAHCLTFGDLGSPAIRGRSRTFLKIQDGCSQHCTYCIVPTARGPSRSMEPLLVQERAVTLEEAGYAEIVLTGIHLGLYGRDLTPQISLEQLLEDLLSECQNTRFRMSSLEPQEITPRLLELMSRHPRICKHLHIPIQSGDDYILQRMGRPYRTALLLDLFRNIAAGVPDACIGLDVMVGFPGEDDASFARTRALIEQSGASYLHVFPFSPRPSTPAAKFRPRVPGPEALRRVEELRSLSNDLKCSFYARFDGTIRPAVAESLPDAETGNFIMRTDNYIPVQVSGTAVQGIVRVKIEEISGIEVRGSVVSGG encoded by the coding sequence ATGGAAAACTCCAGGAAAAATAAAACAGCGATAGTCCGCGTGCTCGGGTGCAAAGTGAACCAGGCCGAGGCGGCAGCTATGACCGCTCTGCTGGAACAAAAAGGATACAGCGTAGATTCCGAGGCGAAAGAGCCCGATCTGGTCCTGGTGAATACGTGTTGTGTCACAGCCAGAGCTGAAGGAAAATCGCGACGCACGGTGAATCGCCTGGCTGAAGAATTTCCTACTGCACACCTTGTTGTGACGGGTTGTCTTGCAGAAGTAAATGCTTCCGGGGCACGCGGTTCAAGAACCACCGTGCTGGGAACGTACGAAAAAGACCATCTTTCCGAATACCTGGATTCAATCGTCGGCACCGAACCGTCCATCGTAAAAAAGGGAGCCGCACATTGCCTCACATTCGGTGACCTGGGGTCGCCCGCCATCCGGGGCCGATCCAGGACTTTCCTGAAAATCCAGGACGGATGTTCTCAGCATTGCACCTATTGCATTGTGCCGACAGCACGCGGGCCTTCCCGCAGCATGGAGCCGCTCCTGGTACAGGAACGCGCAGTTACCCTGGAAGAGGCCGGGTATGCGGAAATAGTACTCACCGGCATACATCTCGGGCTGTACGGCCGTGATCTCACTCCTCAAATCTCTTTAGAGCAGTTGCTTGAAGATCTTCTGTCCGAGTGCCAGAACACCCGGTTCAGAATGAGCTCTCTTGAACCGCAGGAAATAACTCCGCGATTGCTCGAGCTTATGAGTCGGCATCCAAGAATATGCAAACACCTGCATATTCCCATACAGAGTGGTGACGATTACATCCTGCAACGCATGGGACGGCCTTATCGGACGGCGCTGCTGCTGGATCTTTTCCGAAATATTGCTGCAGGTGTTCCGGACGCATGCATAGGGCTTGACGTGATGGTGGGATTTCCCGGAGAAGATGACGCTTCTTTCGCGAGGACCAGGGCGCTCATTGAACAATCCGGTGCCTCGTATCTCCATGTATTTCCGTTTTCACCGCGGCCCAGCACCCCTGCAGCCAAGTTTCGTCCCCGTGTCCCGGGACCCGAGGCGCTGAGGAGAGTCGAAGAACTCCGTTCCCTGTCCAACGATCTGAAATGCTCGTTTTATGCGCGATTTGACGGCACTATTCGGCCTGCAGTAGCTGAGTCGCTTCCTGATGCGGAAACCGGTAATTTCATCATGCGAACCGACAATTACATCCCCGTGCAGGTGAGCGGTACTGCTGTCCAGGGGATTGTAAGAGTGAAGATCGAAGAAATCTCGGGCATTGAAGTTCGAGGATCTGTCGTTTCCGGAGGATGA